A stretch of Eschrichtius robustus isolate mEscRob2 chromosome 6, mEscRob2.pri, whole genome shotgun sequence DNA encodes these proteins:
- the NKIRAS1 gene encoding NF-kappa-B inhibitor-interacting Ras-like protein 1 isoform X1: protein MGKGCKVVVCGLLSVGKTAILEQLLYGNHTIGMEDCETMEDVYMAAVETDRGVKEQLHLYDTRGLQEGVELPKHYFSFADGFVLVYSVNNLESFQRVELLKKEIDKFKDKKEVAIVVLGNKTDLSEQRQVDAEVAQRWARSEKVHLWEVTVTDRKTLIEPFTLLARKLSQPQSKASFPLPGRRSKGNSSSEN from the exons ATGGGAAAGGGCTGTAAGGTTGTGGTTTGCGGCTTGTTATCTGTGGGGAAAACAGCAATTTTGGAGCAGCTCCTTTATGGGAATCATACTATTG GAATGGAGGACTGTGAAACAATGGAAGATGTGTATATGGCTGCAGTGGAAACAGATCGGGGAGTCAAGGAACAGCTACATCTTTACGACACCAGAGGCCTACAGGAAGGCGTGGAGCTGCCAAagcattatttttcatttgctgATGGCTTTGTTCTTGTGTACAGTGTGAATAACCTTGAGTCCTTTCAAAGAGTGGAGcttctgaagaaagaaattgataAGTTCAAAGACAAAAAAGAG GTGGCCATTGTCGTGTTAGGAAACAAAACTGACCTTTCTGAGCAGAGACAGGTGGACGCCGAAGTGGCACAGCGGTGGGCCAGGAGCGAGAAGGTGCACCTGTGGGAGGTGACGGTCACAGACCGCAAGACCCTGATCGAGCCCTTCACCCTGCTAGCCCGCAAACTCTCCCAGCCCCAGAGCAAAGCgagcttccctctgcctgggaggaGAAGCAAAGGCAACTCCAGCTCTGAGAACTAA
- the NKIRAS1 gene encoding NF-kappa-B inhibitor-interacting Ras-like protein 1 isoform X2, giving the protein MEDCETMEDVYMAAVETDRGVKEQLHLYDTRGLQEGVELPKHYFSFADGFVLVYSVNNLESFQRVELLKKEIDKFKDKKEVAIVVLGNKTDLSEQRQVDAEVAQRWARSEKVHLWEVTVTDRKTLIEPFTLLARKLSQPQSKASFPLPGRRSKGNSSSEN; this is encoded by the exons ATGGAGGACTGTGAAACAATGGAAGATGTGTATATGGCTGCAGTGGAAACAGATCGGGGAGTCAAGGAACAGCTACATCTTTACGACACCAGAGGCCTACAGGAAGGCGTGGAGCTGCCAAagcattatttttcatttgctgATGGCTTTGTTCTTGTGTACAGTGTGAATAACCTTGAGTCCTTTCAAAGAGTGGAGcttctgaagaaagaaattgataAGTTCAAAGACAAAAAAGAG GTGGCCATTGTCGTGTTAGGAAACAAAACTGACCTTTCTGAGCAGAGACAGGTGGACGCCGAAGTGGCACAGCGGTGGGCCAGGAGCGAGAAGGTGCACCTGTGGGAGGTGACGGTCACAGACCGCAAGACCCTGATCGAGCCCTTCACCCTGCTAGCCCGCAAACTCTCCCAGCCCCAGAGCAAAGCgagcttccctctgcctgggaggaGAAGCAAAGGCAACTCCAGCTCTGAGAACTAA